From Denitrovibrio acetiphilus DSM 12809, the proteins below share one genomic window:
- a CDS encoding response regulator: MIKLTHSSILIVDDSPENIRVLADLLGSDFDIKIAKDGATALKILASPPYPDLILLDIMMPGMDGYEVCREIKKSFNTRNIPVIFITAKSLTEDIVLGFELGGVDYITKPFNEKELMARIQTHLELKSINEELETLVKQETLKRLNQEMTFKQLFDSLNSFISIISMDYKYIQVNRQYLKFFNKTEKELIGQHVSTIIGAEKFDFIKPKFQKTLKGEIVQYEGEIFISEGKAINTETTLSPFLNDEGKIIGIISNTIDITEKLNLKKELNIQEQKLIQQKKLADMGQMINAIAHQWRQPLNALGLIGQEMVEILTDNNLNDKLMKDYDKVYSKLIDHMSKTIDDFRNFFKSDKSKVNFDVTLEIINLVNLIVTQFKTKNIDIAFSCQCDQEKFHYTNYSEYPGCESQDVMVNGYVGEFKQALINLLYNAADSIEEELQNNTADKKGLIKINVTSTNSIVKIKITDNGTGIPNEVLCRVFDPYFTTKEEGRGTGIGLYMTKIVIEEHLNGKIAIENQKDGGAIVELSIPAAKKPDNRK, encoded by the coding sequence ATGATTAAATTAACTCATTCATCCATTTTAATAGTTGACGATTCACCTGAAAATATAAGAGTGCTTGCTGACCTGCTGGGTAGTGATTTTGACATTAAAATAGCTAAAGACGGGGCAACAGCGTTAAAAATACTTGCATCCCCCCCTTATCCTGACCTGATTCTACTCGATATTATGATGCCAGGTATGGATGGCTATGAAGTTTGCCGGGAAATTAAGAAAAGCTTTAACACACGTAATATTCCGGTAATATTCATAACAGCAAAATCTTTAACAGAGGATATTGTGCTTGGGTTTGAGCTGGGTGGAGTTGACTATATTACAAAACCATTCAACGAGAAGGAACTCATGGCAAGGATTCAGACTCATCTGGAACTGAAATCTATCAATGAAGAGCTGGAAACACTTGTCAAACAGGAGACATTAAAACGTCTGAATCAGGAGATGACATTTAAGCAGCTATTTGACTCCTTGAACTCTTTTATCTCAATTATAAGCATGGATTACAAATATATTCAGGTTAACAGACAATATTTAAAATTTTTCAACAAAACAGAAAAAGAACTCATCGGACAACATGTTAGCACAATCATAGGGGCAGAGAAATTTGACTTTATCAAACCCAAATTCCAGAAAACACTTAAAGGCGAAATAGTGCAGTATGAAGGGGAAATATTTATATCAGAAGGCAAAGCAATAAATACTGAAACAACACTGTCACCCTTTTTAAATGATGAAGGAAAAATAATCGGCATTATCTCCAACACAATAGACATCACAGAAAAACTGAACCTAAAAAAAGAGCTGAATATACAGGAACAAAAACTTATTCAACAGAAAAAACTTGCGGATATGGGACAGATGATAAATGCCATAGCCCATCAATGGCGGCAGCCGCTAAATGCCCTCGGGCTGATCGGGCAGGAGATGGTTGAAATACTCACTGATAACAACCTCAACGATAAACTGATGAAGGATTATGACAAGGTATATAGCAAACTTATAGACCACATGTCCAAAACAATTGATGATTTCAGAAATTTCTTCAAATCTGATAAGTCAAAAGTGAATTTTGACGTGACGCTTGAAATTATAAATCTGGTGAACCTGATAGTCACACAGTTCAAAACAAAAAATATAGATATCGCTTTCTCCTGTCAATGCGATCAGGAAAAATTTCACTATACGAACTATTCTGAATACCCCGGTTGTGAAAGTCAAGATGTCATGGTAAACGGCTATGTTGGAGAATTTAAGCAGGCATTGATAAATCTGCTGTATAACGCAGCAGATTCGATAGAAGAAGAGCTGCAAAACAACACAGCAGATAAAAAAGGTCTGATAAAAATCAACGTTACGAGCACAAACAGCATAGTTAAAATCAAAATAACCGACAACGGCACAGGGATACCTAATGAAGTCCTATGCAGAGTTTTTGATCCGTATTTCACCACTAAGGAAGAAGGCAGAGGAACCGGTATCGGTCTTTACATGACCAAAATTGTGATAGAAGAACACCTTAATGGAAAAATCGCAATTGAAAACCAGAAGGACGGCGGTGCTATTGTTGAGCTTTCTATCCCCGCTGCAAAAAAACCAGACAACAGAAAATAG
- a CDS encoding amidohydrolase: MTDRVKEIVDGIAGKLVQYRRDFHKHPESGWTEFRTTSIIASKLKELGYEIKLGKDVICKESMMGVPSEQDLELHMKRAVEQGADPELVQMMKGGLTGVVGELKCGEGPVMALRFDIDSNDISEVQDESHFPYREGFVSINQNAMHACGHDGHASIGLGVAEVLTKLKDQIKGTVRIIFQPGEEGVRGAGPMVDAGVVDGVDFILGGHIGFRATKTGQFICSTDKFLATTKFDVTFTGVPAHAGGAPEAGKNALLAAAAAALNLHAIPRHGEGASRITVGVLNAGQGRNVIPPNALIKVETRGETSEIDDFMFESAKNVIDGAAKMYGVKYDLKLMGKTKSGESDAEMMEIVKKIAESMDFFDKNEIIDKTNMGGSEDYSHMMTAVQKSGGKGTFVMFGSELTAGHHDYHFNFDESCLAPGVELYVRSVLNILS, translated from the coding sequence ATGACAGATAGAGTAAAAGAGATTGTTGACGGTATAGCAGGAAAGCTCGTTCAGTACAGGCGTGATTTTCACAAACATCCGGAGTCTGGATGGACTGAGTTCCGTACAACTTCCATCATTGCCTCTAAGCTTAAAGAGCTGGGTTATGAAATTAAGCTGGGGAAAGATGTCATATGCAAAGAAAGCATGATGGGGGTTCCCTCTGAGCAAGACCTTGAGCTTCATATGAAGCGTGCTGTGGAGCAAGGGGCTGACCCTGAACTTGTCCAGATGATGAAAGGCGGGCTGACTGGGGTGGTTGGCGAGCTTAAATGTGGTGAAGGTCCGGTTATGGCTTTGCGCTTTGATATTGACTCCAATGATATTTCGGAAGTGCAGGATGAAAGCCATTTTCCTTACAGAGAAGGATTTGTGTCCATAAACCAGAATGCTATGCATGCTTGCGGTCATGACGGACATGCTTCTATCGGGCTGGGCGTTGCAGAGGTTTTGACAAAATTAAAAGACCAGATAAAAGGAACTGTCCGTATTATCTTTCAGCCTGGCGAAGAGGGCGTACGCGGTGCCGGTCCTATGGTGGACGCGGGAGTTGTTGATGGTGTTGACTTTATACTGGGTGGGCATATTGGTTTCCGAGCGACTAAAACAGGTCAGTTCATATGCAGCACTGACAAGTTTCTTGCCACTACTAAATTCGATGTGACCTTTACCGGTGTACCGGCTCACGCAGGCGGAGCTCCGGAAGCTGGGAAAAATGCACTTCTTGCCGCCGCCGCCGCTGCACTGAACCTGCATGCTATCCCAAGGCACGGTGAAGGTGCATCACGCATCACCGTTGGTGTTCTTAATGCAGGGCAGGGGCGCAATGTTATCCCTCCCAACGCTCTTATAAAAGTGGAAACAAGGGGCGAAACATCAGAAATTGACGACTTTATGTTTGAAAGTGCCAAAAATGTTATCGACGGCGCTGCTAAAATGTATGGCGTAAAGTACGACCTTAAGCTGATGGGGAAAACCAAAAGCGGAGAAAGTGACGCTGAGATGATGGAAATAGTTAAAAAAATAGCTGAATCCATGGACTTTTTTGATAAAAATGAAATTATTGATAAGACTAATATGGGTGGGAGCGAAGATTACTCTCACATGATGACTGCTGTTCAGAAAAGTGGCGGAAAAGGTACTTTTGTTATGTTCGGCAGTGAACTGACTGCGGGGCACCATGACTATCATTTTAATTTTGACGAGTCATGTCTTGCACCGGGTGTTGAACTGTACGTCAGGAGCGTGTTGAATATACTTTCTTAA
- a CDS encoding Zn-dependent hydrolase, whose translation MKINPERFKKDFAELKQFGLLENGGVTRVSFSEEDMAARAWLEKAMEDAGLEVSIDAFGNMRGCRAGTEDLPAVMVGSHIDTVPEGGHYDGVIGVLSALEIVRTLNDGNVKTRRPVEVVNFSSEESSRFGVATLGSKAMEGKLNLALLNKLKDKNGISLYEALKGCGYDADHIESAKVDPKSIYAFLEMHIEQGPVLEAKKYPVGIVTSIAAPTRFKVTIKGLADHSGNTPMGMRKDALAGASELVLGVERIASSEAGEKTVGTVGYLYVTPGAMNVVPGKVELGIDIRDVSMEDKNKAVQAVKDLIADIAERRHLDIEYEQLCNDEPVALSDRVISTLQETADEMGISYLSMPSGAGHDAMNMAHFTEVGMIFVPSAKGISHNIEEHTSMDEVCFGADLLLKATIKLAGE comes from the coding sequence ATGAAAATCAATCCGGAAAGATTTAAAAAAGACTTTGCTGAGCTGAAACAGTTCGGGCTTCTGGAAAACGGAGGAGTTACAAGAGTTTCTTTCTCTGAAGAAGATATGGCTGCCAGAGCCTGGCTCGAAAAAGCTATGGAAGACGCAGGGCTGGAAGTAAGCATTGACGCTTTCGGAAACATGCGCGGATGCAGAGCGGGGACAGAAGACCTACCTGCTGTTATGGTGGGGTCTCATATAGATACAGTCCCTGAAGGCGGGCATTATGACGGTGTTATAGGCGTTTTGTCAGCTCTTGAGATAGTTAGAACCCTGAATGACGGGAATGTCAAAACCAGAAGACCTGTCGAAGTCGTAAACTTTTCTTCCGAAGAGTCAAGCCGCTTTGGTGTAGCTACTCTGGGAAGTAAAGCTATGGAAGGCAAACTGAATCTGGCATTACTTAATAAACTAAAAGACAAGAACGGCATTTCGCTTTATGAGGCTTTGAAAGGCTGTGGCTATGATGCCGACCATATCGAATCCGCAAAGGTTGACCCGAAAAGTATATATGCTTTTCTGGAGATGCATATTGAGCAGGGCCCCGTTCTTGAAGCCAAAAAATATCCCGTGGGTATAGTGACTTCCATTGCCGCTCCTACACGTTTTAAAGTTACTATAAAAGGCTTGGCTGACCATTCCGGCAATACCCCTATGGGAATGCGTAAAGATGCTCTTGCCGGTGCTAGTGAGCTTGTCCTTGGTGTTGAGCGGATAGCTTCTTCCGAGGCGGGTGAAAAAACAGTCGGTACTGTCGGCTATTTGTATGTAACTCCCGGTGCTATGAATGTTGTTCCGGGAAAAGTTGAGCTCGGGATTGATATTCGTGATGTATCCATGGAAGATAAAAATAAAGCTGTTCAGGCTGTCAAAGACCTGATTGCCGACATCGCTGAGAGAAGACATCTCGATATAGAGTACGAACAGCTATGTAATGATGAGCCTGTCGCTTTGTCTGACAGGGTGATTAGCACCCTTCAGGAAACTGCAGATGAGATGGGGATATCATACCTTTCTATGCCTAGCGGTGCAGGGCACGATGCTATGAATATGGCGCACTTTACAGAGGTTGGGATGATCTTTGTGCCGAGTGCGAAGGGTATCAGCCATAACATCGAGGAGCATACCTCTATGGATGAGGTTTGTTTCGGGGCAGACCTATTACTGAAAGCCACAATTAAGCTGGCTGGGGAATGA
- the dcuC gene encoding C4-dicarboxylate transporter DcuC, protein MNIILGIIIILAAVYFLVKQYDTRMVLIAAGLLMAGIAMDPLSVLDSFAKRMTTGGLIQAICSVMGFAFVMKATKCDQHFIQTVASVIAKARFLLIPAATLATFGINTALPSAAGTAAAVGSIFIPILISAGVHPALSATAVLAGTFGSMLSPGLSHNPFIAKLGGVDVMSVIGVHAHADIIAGVIGALSLTVVAFFMKEHKGYIPEADETEVLIEKPNLLYAIVPLVPLTILVLGSSGLVSALKMGVAQAMIIGCLLALAVTRTSPTKVTKSFFDGMGSAYGNIMGIIIAAAVFVGGMQAIGLVDAFIQTLTTTPSIAKLGGTFGPFLLGLISGSGDAAAFAFNEAVTPHANQFGMEVVNMGSMAALSGAIGRTMSPLAGAAIVCASIAKVNPIELAKRNALGMCIAVVVVYFIF, encoded by the coding sequence ATGAACATTATACTTGGTATAATCATTATCTTGGCAGCAGTTTATTTTCTTGTTAAGCAGTATGATACAAGGATGGTTCTCATCGCGGCCGGTCTGCTTATGGCTGGTATCGCAATGGATCCTCTGTCTGTGCTTGATAGTTTCGCAAAACGCATGACAACAGGCGGTCTTATACAGGCGATCTGTTCTGTTATGGGGTTTGCGTTTGTCATGAAGGCTACCAAATGCGATCAGCACTTTATCCAGACTGTAGCGAGTGTGATTGCAAAAGCACGTTTTCTATTGATCCCTGCGGCAACACTTGCAACATTCGGCATTAATACTGCACTTCCCAGTGCGGCAGGTACAGCGGCTGCGGTAGGGTCTATTTTTATCCCTATTCTTATTTCTGCTGGAGTTCATCCGGCATTAAGTGCTACAGCAGTTCTTGCAGGGACATTCGGCAGTATGCTCAGTCCCGGTCTTTCTCATAACCCTTTCATCGCTAAACTCGGCGGGGTAGATGTTATGAGTGTTATAGGTGTTCACGCCCATGCAGATATAATAGCAGGGGTGATAGGAGCTTTAAGTCTTACAGTAGTAGCTTTTTTTATGAAAGAGCATAAAGGATATATTCCTGAAGCCGATGAAACTGAAGTTCTGATAGAAAAACCGAATCTTCTCTATGCAATAGTTCCCCTTGTGCCTCTGACAATACTTGTGCTCGGCTCAAGCGGTCTCGTCTCGGCTCTTAAGATGGGCGTTGCTCAGGCGATGATCATAGGGTGCCTCTTGGCTCTCGCCGTAACCAGAACTTCTCCGACAAAAGTTACTAAAAGTTTCTTCGACGGGATGGGATCTGCTTACGGAAACATAATGGGGATCATCATTGCAGCAGCTGTATTTGTCGGCGGTATGCAGGCAATAGGTCTTGTTGATGCGTTTATTCAGACACTGACAACAACACCTAGCATTGCCAAGCTGGGTGGGACATTTGGTCCTTTCCTTCTTGGTCTTATAAGCGGTTCCGGTGATGCGGCAGCGTTTGCATTTAACGAAGCTGTGACTCCTCACGCGAATCAGTTCGGAATGGAAGTTGTTAACATGGGCAGTATGGCTGCTCTGTCGGGCGCAATAGGAAGAACTATGTCACCTCTTGCAGGTGCTGCCATTGTATGTGCCTCAATCGCAAAAGTTAACCCCATAGAACTTGCCAAACGCAATGCTCTGGGTATGTGTATTGCTGTTGTTGTAGTTTATTTCATTTTCTAA
- the aspA gene encoding aspartate ammonia-lyase yields the protein MSKKYRLEHDLLGEREVDNDCYYGVQTLRAKENFELSGVAISSVSSLIDALAYVKKAAAMANLELGLLSSDVAHAICKACDRIIDGEFHDQFVVDVFQGGAGTSTNMNANEVIANVALEIMGFEKGDYNHCHPNNHVNCSQSTNDAYPTAFRIALHFELRKLMASMLVLQKEFAKKGEEFADVLKMGRTQLQDAVPMTLGQEFAAYATTISEDIDRVFETHNLVHEINLGATAIGTGLNAPTDYARLSTQCLRNLTGIPLKTSANLVEATWDTGAYMQISGTLKRFAVKLSKICNDLRLLSSGPRAGFNEINLPKMQPGSSIMPGKVNPVIPEVLNQIAYQVVGGDIAITMASENGQLELNVMEPVIAYNLFQSMKLLDKGCITLANKCISGITANREVCRKMVENSIGIVTALNPCIGYENSTAVAKEALETGASVYDLVLEKKLISKEKLDEILSPENMMHPKFISV from the coding sequence ATGTCCAAAAAATATCGCTTAGAACACGACTTGCTTGGCGAGAGAGAAGTTGACAACGATTGCTACTACGGAGTTCAGACTCTTCGTGCAAAGGAAAACTTTGAGCTTAGCGGTGTAGCTATTTCATCAGTATCATCACTTATAGATGCCTTGGCATATGTTAAAAAAGCAGCAGCAATGGCAAACCTTGAGCTTGGGCTGTTGTCTTCTGATGTTGCTCACGCAATATGTAAAGCTTGTGACAGAATAATTGATGGCGAATTCCACGATCAGTTTGTTGTGGACGTCTTTCAGGGTGGTGCAGGAACATCTACCAACATGAACGCCAATGAAGTTATAGCCAACGTTGCGCTTGAGATAATGGGGTTTGAGAAGGGGGACTATAATCATTGTCACCCGAACAACCATGTAAACTGTTCTCAGTCAACAAATGATGCATATCCTACAGCTTTCAGAATAGCCCTTCATTTTGAGCTTAGAAAACTTATGGCGAGCATGCTTGTTCTTCAGAAAGAATTTGCTAAAAAGGGTGAGGAATTTGCTGATGTACTGAAAATGGGACGTACACAGCTTCAGGACGCAGTGCCAATGACACTTGGGCAGGAATTCGCTGCCTATGCCACAACAATCAGCGAAGACATAGATCGTGTATTTGAAACTCATAATCTTGTGCATGAGATTAACCTTGGTGCAACAGCAATAGGAACAGGTCTTAATGCTCCCACCGACTATGCCCGTCTTTCTACTCAGTGTCTTCGTAACCTTACAGGTATTCCGCTCAAAACATCTGCCAACCTTGTTGAAGCAACATGGGACACAGGTGCATACATGCAGATATCCGGGACTCTTAAAAGGTTTGCTGTGAAATTATCTAAGATATGCAATGACCTGCGCCTGCTCTCATCTGGCCCCCGTGCAGGATTCAACGAAATAAATCTTCCTAAGATGCAGCCGGGTTCATCTATTATGCCGGGGAAAGTGAATCCTGTTATCCCTGAGGTTCTTAACCAGATAGCGTATCAGGTTGTCGGCGGAGATATCGCCATCACTATGGCATCAGAGAACGGACAGCTTGAGCTGAATGTTATGGAACCGGTTATTGCTTATAACCTTTTTCAGTCAATGAAGCTGCTGGACAAAGGCTGTATCACTCTTGCAAATAAATGTATCTCCGGTATTACAGCAAACAGAGAAGTTTGCAGAAAGATGGTGGAAAACAGTATAGGGATAGTAACGGCTCTTAATCCTTGTATTGGTTATGAAAATTCGACTGCTGTGGCAAAGGAAGCACTTGAAACAGGCGCATCAGTGTATGATCTTGTTCTCGAGAAAAAACTTATTTCAAAAGAGAAACTTGACGAAATACTTTCACCTGAAAATATGATGCATCCGAAATTTATATCCGTTTAG
- a CDS encoding sigma-54-dependent transcriptional regulator, producing the protein MEETLYPSFSVLLVDDENAWLRIMSMTLNMDGGINNVIRCQDSREVMGILESENVGLILLDINMPHISGKELLPQIVSTYPGIPVIIVSGLNQVDTAVESMQNGAFDFYVKTGEKERLLKGIQRAIKTVDLERENREIISRFMKGRLDRPEAFKDIITCNQKMFSIFQYIEAITVSSKPVLITGESGVGKELIARSIHELSNRKGPLVTVNVAGLDDSVFSDTLFGHSRGAFTGADSVRKGLVENASQGTLFMDEIGDLSVTSQVKLLRLLQEGEYFPLGSDIPKRISARVIVATLQDLEVSQASGKMRRDLYYRLCAHHVHVPPLRERKDDIPVLLDHFIQQTADELGKVKPVYPDELPVLLANYDFPGNIRELKGMVFDAMSTHKSKMLSMDAFKRAIDRQPAETVLVKDPSGNIFDPNKPLPKLSDISNILVNEAMKRSNNNQSIAARLLGVSQPALSKRLKKMTDVDA; encoded by the coding sequence ATGGAAGAAACTCTTTATCCGTCATTCAGTGTGCTTCTTGTGGATGATGAAAACGCATGGCTGAGGATCATGAGCATGACTCTCAATATGGACGGTGGGATAAATAACGTAATCCGCTGTCAGGACAGCAGGGAGGTTATGGGGATTCTCGAGTCCGAAAACGTCGGACTTATTCTCCTTGATATAAACATGCCGCATATAAGCGGAAAGGAACTCCTGCCGCAGATAGTCTCAACATATCCCGGTATCCCTGTGATAATTGTTTCTGGGCTGAATCAGGTTGATACTGCTGTTGAGAGTATGCAGAACGGTGCTTTTGATTTTTATGTTAAAACAGGTGAGAAAGAACGCCTGCTCAAGGGGATACAGAGAGCTATTAAAACTGTTGATCTCGAACGTGAGAATAGAGAGATTATCAGCCGCTTTATGAAGGGCAGACTGGACAGACCGGAAGCTTTCAAAGATATAATAACCTGTAATCAGAAGATGTTTTCGATATTCCAATATATAGAGGCAATTACTGTGAGCTCCAAACCGGTTCTTATAACAGGCGAGAGCGGAGTAGGGAAGGAGCTGATCGCAAGATCTATACATGAGCTTAGTAACAGGAAGGGACCTTTGGTGACTGTTAATGTTGCCGGGCTGGATGATTCGGTATTTTCAGACACTCTTTTCGGGCACAGCAGAGGTGCATTCACCGGGGCTGATTCTGTAAGGAAAGGGCTTGTTGAAAATGCCAGTCAGGGGACCTTGTTCATGGATGAGATAGGTGATCTCAGTGTTACATCACAGGTTAAGCTGCTCAGGCTTTTGCAGGAGGGTGAATATTTCCCTCTTGGCAGCGATATCCCGAAGCGCATTAGTGCCAGAGTGATAGTTGCGACCCTTCAGGATCTTGAAGTTAGTCAGGCATCAGGAAAGATGCGCAGAGACCTGTACTACAGACTTTGCGCTCATCATGTTCATGTCCCGCCGCTCAGGGAACGTAAGGATGATATCCCTGTTCTTCTTGATCATTTTATACAGCAGACAGCCGATGAACTGGGGAAAGTTAAGCCTGTTTATCCTGACGAGCTGCCTGTACTGCTGGCTAACTATGATTTCCCGGGTAATATACGCGAGCTTAAAGGTATGGTTTTTGACGCCATGAGCACTCATAAAAGTAAGATGCTTTCGATGGATGCCTTTAAACGTGCCATAGACAGACAGCCTGCTGAGACTGTTCTTGTGAAGGATCCTTCTGGTAATATATTCGATCCGAATAAGCCGTTGCCCAAACTGAGCGATATCTCTAATATATTAGTGAATGAAGCTATGAAAAGAAGTAACAATAACCAGTCCATTGCTGCTAGGCTCCTTGGCGTTTCACAGCCAGCCCTTAGCAAGCGTCTTAAAAAGATGACCGATGTGGATGCATAA
- a CDS encoding ATP-binding protein produces the protein MPIVLFFLLLLSLQIVYLPGFSTQGEKVSNPHQTVIAGGSSSNPPYEFLDENVEPQGYNVELIRALAREMGLSVDIKLANPDKNLKLLRQREISILEGVSEVYARKHDLFFYPHTEIHQNIFAKTGDNYPVNSLEGLKGKKILVTKGGVTDKYLELNEFKANVTLVNTRAEALSKLALNDYDYAVFANISTRDLERQLMFLEKLYGRSMVVPAGEIFPPLQYGFAALKENTELSRKLVEGIKSLHTRGVDSEIYAKWLGPYSSDEKVNTRIEVGRLILSTLLLLICTVTFWNRSLQKEVDKRTKELERQQQQLIQVDKLASLGTLVSGVAHEINNPTGLILYNLSVLERIYQTAESTLEERYKDEGDFSIGGLRYSMLREESGEVFTEIKMGASRIKQIVDDLKGFAKKGDDELTEKVFLNHVLFAAVRLIEGSLKKRNCEVKISCADNIPAFMGSSRRIEQVIINLIINACEARDDKSQTIYARTYYSQKNNEVVLEVEDHGVGIPADQLDSLLDPFYTTKRNEGGTGLGLSISATIISEHRGKIKFDSKVGEGTKVSVSLPALAGE, from the coding sequence GTGCCCATAGTTTTGTTCTTCCTGCTTCTTTTGTCGCTTCAAATTGTCTATCTGCCGGGTTTCTCCACTCAGGGGGAGAAGGTTTCAAATCCCCATCAAACTGTTATTGCAGGGGGGAGCAGCAGTAATCCGCCTTATGAGTTTCTGGACGAAAACGTTGAACCTCAGGGGTATAATGTTGAGCTTATCCGTGCTTTAGCCAGAGAAATGGGGCTCAGCGTTGACATAAAACTGGCGAACCCTGATAAAAACCTCAAGCTTCTCAGACAGAGAGAGATAAGCATTCTGGAAGGGGTGAGTGAGGTTTATGCACGGAAGCATGATTTGTTTTTCTACCCCCATACTGAAATACATCAGAATATTTTCGCAAAAACCGGAGATAATTATCCGGTTAATTCTCTGGAAGGGCTTAAAGGTAAAAAGATTTTGGTCACGAAGGGCGGAGTGACTGATAAATATCTGGAGCTGAATGAGTTTAAAGCGAACGTTACTCTTGTCAATACCCGTGCGGAGGCATTAAGCAAGCTTGCTCTGAATGATTATGACTACGCTGTTTTTGCTAATATTTCCACCAGAGACCTTGAAAGACAGCTGATGTTTCTGGAAAAACTTTATGGCAGGAGCATGGTTGTTCCGGCAGGTGAAATATTTCCACCCCTTCAATATGGTTTTGCTGCACTCAAAGAGAATACAGAGCTTAGCAGGAAGCTTGTTGAGGGTATTAAAAGTCTGCACACCAGAGGTGTTGATTCTGAGATTTATGCCAAATGGCTCGGTCCATATAGCTCTGATGAGAAAGTGAATACCAGAATTGAAGTCGGCAGACTGATTCTGAGTACACTTCTTCTGCTGATCTGTACCGTTACTTTTTGGAACAGGTCTCTTCAGAAAGAGGTGGATAAAAGAACAAAAGAGCTTGAACGCCAGCAGCAGCAGCTTATTCAGGTTGATAAGCTGGCATCTCTGGGAACTCTTGTCTCCGGTGTTGCCCATGAGATTAACAATCCCACCGGACTTATACTGTATAATCTGTCTGTTCTGGAAAGGATTTATCAGACAGCAGAATCGACCCTCGAAGAGAGATATAAAGATGAGGGGGATTTTTCCATAGGCGGACTGCGCTACTCCATGCTTCGTGAAGAGTCTGGAGAGGTCTTTACAGAGATTAAAATGGGGGCAAGCCGCATAAAGCAGATTGTTGATGATCTTAAAGGGTTTGCAAAAAAAGGTGATGATGAGCTCACAGAAAAAGTTTTCCTGAATCATGTACTTTTTGCGGCAGTTAGACTTATTGAGGGTTCTCTGAAAAAAAGGAATTGCGAAGTTAAAATATCCTGCGCAGATAATATCCCCGCTTTTATGGGGAGTAGCCGTCGTATTGAGCAGGTTATAATCAATCTTATCATAAACGCTTGTGAAGCGAGGGATGATAAAAGCCAGACTATATACGCAAGAACATATTACTCTCAGAAAAATAATGAAGTGGTGCTGGAAGTTGAAGATCATGGGGTTGGCATACCGGCTGACCAGCTTGACTCTTTGCTGGACCCATTTTACACTACGAAGCGTAACGAAGGGGGCACAGGGCTGGGGCTTTCTATCTCTGCCACCATTATCTCCGAACACAGGGGAAAAATAAAATTTGACTCAAAGGTTGGGGAGGGTACAAAAGTATCTGTGTCTCTGCCTGCTTTAGCTGGAGAATAA